The nucleotide sequence CGCATGGGTTTTGTAACCTAATAAATTGGCGCGTTGGTGACGAAGGTTCGCAATTTTTAAAACATTATTTTGATTGTCTAAATTATCATTCTTGAATCCTTTACTCCCAAATGCTAAAGATATTTTTTTTCGTAACTCTCGATTATCTGCATATGTTACAAATGGTATATAGCTAGGATAATCTAGAGTAAATAACCAACCCTTTTTGTTTTTTGATTCGGCTAATTGTTTAGCAGCTTCTTTTGCACCGTCTGGTAAACCTGAAAGATCTTTTTCGTTTGTAATGAGCATTTCAAACACATTAGTCTCTGTAAGTATATTTTCTCCAAACTTTAGCTTTAACTGGCTTAATTCTTTATCAATTTCGCGAAGTTTCAATTTGTTGTCTTCAGATAAATTAGCGCCATTACGCGAAAAACTTTTATAACGTTTTACTAGTAATGTGTGTTGCTCTGGAGTTAGATCTGAATTTTCTTTAGAATTATAAATTTCTTTTATACGTTTAAATAAGCTATCGTTTAAAGTAATGTCATTTCCAAATTCTGATAACAAAGGAGAAACTTCTTGAGCTATTTTTTGAATTTCATCATTAGTTTCGGCAGAGTTTAAATTAAAAAACACACTTGAAATGCGATCCAATTGTGCTCCAGAAAAATCTAAAGATTCAATAGTATTTTCAAATGTAGCAACTTCTGTATTTTGTATAATAGCATCAATTTCGACTTTAGCATTTTTAATAGCATCTTTAAAAGCAGGTAAAAAATCTGAAGTCTTAATTTTAGAAAAAGGAGCTGTATTATATGGCGTTGAAAAATATTGATTTAATATATTCATGAGTATTTGATATTTAGTACTTTAAAGAAATAGGCTAGTTCTTGTGCATTTTATTTAATTTAATTATTTTTGTGAAATAATTAACAGTTGTTGTTTGTAATGAAATAATAATTGGGCCGACTAATCGGCTTTAAGAGATCTCATAAACTCTTAAATAATTGATTAATAGCAGTAAAACCCTTAATTAAGAATTAAGGGTTTTATACTTTTATAACTTTATGTTTTTAGCACCTTCTATAACTTTTGCTTTTAAACTTTCTTTATAATCAATTACCTCATTGAGAATATTTTTATCTGAAGCCCCTATAATTTGTGCGGCTAATATTCCCGCATTTTTAGAACCATTTAAAGCTACAGTAGCTACAGGTACGCCTCCTGGCATTTGTAATATGGATAATACAGAATCCCAACCATCAATAGAATTACTAGATTTTACAGGTACACCAATAACAGGTAAAGGTGATAAAGATGCAATCATCCCAGGGAGATGTGCAGCACCACCAGCTCCTGCTATAATAACTTTTAAGCCTCTTTTATGAGCGTTAGTTCCATAATCAAATAATTTTTCGGGAGTTCGATGAGCAGATACAATATCAACTTCAATATCAATATCAAAACCTTTTAAAATATCTATAGCATCTTGCATAACAGGAAGATCACTAGTGCTTCCCATAATTATTCCTACTTTATTCATAAAATTCCAAATTTAAAATTTCAAAACCCAATATAATCATTTGGAGTCTGTACGTTTATTTTTGTTACGTATTGCTAATAACTTTAATCGTATTTTTTACATTTTCAGCAATTTTGCGTGCCTCATTTATATTTTCGTTTACTATAGTTACATGTCCCATTTTTCGGAATGGACGAGTTTGCTTTTTTCCATAAACATGAGGTGTTACACCATCCATATTCATAATTTGTTCAATGTTTTTATAATTAACGTCACCAGTATATCCTTCTGCACCAACTAGATTAACCATAATCCCAGCAATTTTATTCTCGGTTTTACCTAAAGGTAAGTTTAAAATTGCACGAATGTGTTGCTCAAACTGAGATGTATAACTACTTTCAATTGTGTGATGACCAGAATTATGAGGTCTTGGAGCAACTTCGTTTACAATAATGTCGTTATTTTGAGTTTGAAACATTTCAACAGCTAAAAGGCCAACATGATCAAATGATTTAGATACTTGTAAAGCTGTATTTCTAGCTTTTTTTGCAATAGCCTCATCAATTCTTGCAGGACAAATTACATATTCTACTTGATTAGCTTCCGGATGAAACTCCATTTCTACAACAGGATATGCTTTAACTTCTCCATTTACATTACGAGATACTATTACTGCGAGTTCATTTTTAAAAGGTATTAATTCTTCTGCAATACATTCAACATTTGGAAGTTCTTTTAAATCCGAATCAGATCTTACAATTTTTACCCCCATACCATCATAACCAAATTGTGCAGCTTTCCAAACAAAAGGAAAATCTAAACTTCCTCTTTGTATGGAAGTCATAATCTCTTCTGTGTAAGCAAAACGAGAAAAAGGAGCTGTTGGTATTTTGTGATCTACATAAAATAATTTCTGTTTAGCTTTATTTTGAATAGTGCGTAATGTCTTTGAAGATGGATGTACAGTAATACCTTCTTGTTCTAATTTTTCTAAAGCTTCTATATTAACATTCTCAATTTCAATAGTAAGTATGTTTACTTTCTTTCCAAAATTGTAAACAGTATCATAATCCATTAAATCACCTTGTGTAAATTCATTTGAAGCAATTTTACAAGGAGCTTCATTGCTAGGATCCAAAACGCAAGTATAAATATCAAGTTTTCGAGTTTCGTTAAGTAACATTTTCCCGAGTTGTCCACCACCGAGAATTCCTAATTTAAAATTGGAAGAGAAATATTTCATTTTTAAATTGCTATCATTTTACTGATTAAGATGCAAAAATACATTTAAAAATTAAATCAATTTCTAAAATCGTAAATCAAAAAATGGAAATCCCTCATCAATTGATTATCTTTGCACCTTTCTAAAAACTATTAAGTGATCAAGCTTCACGATACATATTTTAAACCTTTTATTTCTGCAAAAGAAATAGATACAGCAATCTCCAGATTAGCGACAGAAGTTGCTGAAGATTTAGGAGATACAATACCTGTTTTTGTTGGTATTTTAAATGGATCGTTTATGGTTGTTAGTGATTTCGTAAAGAAATACCCAAAACCTTGCGAAGTAACATTTATAAAACTAGCATCATACGAAGGTGTAAAATCCAGTGAAGATATTCAGCGTTTAATAGGTTTAACACAAGATTTAACTAATCGAACAGTAGTTATTTTAGAAGATGTTATTGATTCTGGAAATACATTACACGAGATACATCGTATCTTTAAAAATGAATCTGTAAAACAATTAAAAATTGCAACACTTTTTTATAAGCCAAATGCATATAAAAAAGATTTCAAAATACATTATATAGGTATTAAAATTCCAAATACATTTATAGTTGGTTATGGACTAGATTATAACGGGTTAGGGAGAGATTTACCAGAAGTTTATCAAATAAAGACAACACAGCATATGACAAATTTAGTTTTATTTGGACCTCCAGGTGCAGGTAAAGGTACGCAAGCCGAATTTTTAAAAGAAAAATACAATTTAATACATATTTCTACAGGAGATGTGTTTCGATATAATATAAAAAATGAAACTGCTTTAGGAACTCTTGCTAAATCTTATATGGATAAGGGTGATTTAGTTCCTGATGAGGTTACAATAAAAATGCTTAATGCTGAAGTAGATAAAAACACAGATGCTAACGGGTTTATTTTTGACGGATTTCCTCGTACAAGTGCTCAAGCTGAAGCTTTAGGGATTTTAATGGAATCAAAAGATTCTGGAATAAATGCTATGATTGCTTTAGAAGTTGATGATGAGGTATTAGTAGAACGTTTGTTAGAAAGAGGAAAAACAAGCGGACGATCTGATGATGCAGATGAATCTATTATTAGAAATAGAATTGCAGAATATTATT is from Flavobacteriaceae bacterium and encodes:
- the purE gene encoding 5-(carboxyamino)imidazole ribonucleotide mutase — translated: MNKVGIIMGSTSDLPVMQDAIDILKGFDIDIEVDIVSAHRTPEKLFDYGTNAHKRGLKVIIAGAGGAAHLPGMIASLSPLPVIGVPVKSSNSIDGWDSVLSILQMPGGVPVATVALNGSKNAGILAAQIIGASDKNILNEVIDYKESLKAKVIEGAKNIKL
- a CDS encoding adenylate kinase, producing the protein MIKLHDTYFKPFISAKEIDTAISRLATEVAEDLGDTIPVFVGILNGSFMVVSDFVKKYPKPCEVTFIKLASYEGVKSSEDIQRLIGLTQDLTNRTVVILEDVIDSGNTLHEIHRIFKNESVKQLKIATLFYKPNAYKKDFKIHYIGIKIPNTFIVGYGLDYNGLGRDLPEVYQIKTTQHMTNLVLFGPPGAGKGTQAEFLKEKYNLIHISTGDVFRYNIKNETALGTLAKSYMDKGDLVPDEVTIKMLNAEVDKNTDANGFIFDGFPRTSAQAEALGILMESKDSGINAMIALEVDDEVLVERLLERGKTSGRSDDADESIIRNRIAEYYSKTAILKDYYSEQDKYYGVDGVGSIEDITIRLSSVIDNL
- a CDS encoding 5-(carboxyamino)imidazole ribonucleotide synthase, whose product is MKYFSSNFKLGILGGGQLGKMLLNETRKLDIYTCVLDPSNEAPCKIASNEFTQGDLMDYDTVYNFGKKVNILTIEIENVNIEALEKLEQEGITVHPSSKTLRTIQNKAKQKLFYVDHKIPTAPFSRFAYTEEIMTSIQRGSLDFPFVWKAAQFGYDGMGVKIVRSDSDLKELPNVECIAEELIPFKNELAVIVSRNVNGEVKAYPVVEMEFHPEANQVEYVICPARIDEAIAKKARNTALQVSKSFDHVGLLAVEMFQTQNNDIIVNEVAPRPHNSGHHTIESSYTSQFEQHIRAILNLPLGKTENKIAGIMVNLVGAEGYTGDVNYKNIEQIMNMDGVTPHVYGKKQTRPFRKMGHVTIVNENINEARKIAENVKNTIKVISNT